A genome region from Manihot esculenta cultivar AM560-2 chromosome 5, M.esculenta_v8, whole genome shotgun sequence includes the following:
- the LOC110615939 gene encoding paired amphipathic helix protein Sin3-like 4 isoform X6 codes for MKRSRDDVYISSQLKRPMVSSRGETSVQPQMMGGGAASGGGGGGGQKLTTNDALAYLKAVKDIFQDKREKYDDFLEVMKDFKAQRIDTAGVIARVKELFKGHRDLILGFNTFLPKGYEITLPLDDEQPPQKKPVEFEEAINFVNKIKTRFQGDDHVYKSFLDILNMYRKENKSITEVYQEVAMLFQDHNDLLKEFTHFLPDSSATASAYYPPSVRNSILRDRSSAMPTMRQMHVDKKDRTTVSRADRDFSVDRPDPDHDRSLIRSDKEQRRRGETEKERKEDRDRRDQEDRDYEHDGSHEFMQRFPPKRKSARKVEDSAAEHQDALTQELAFCEKVKEKLHNPDDYQGFLRCLHLYTREIITRPELQSLVGDLLGKYPDLMDGFNEFLARCEKNEGLLAGVVSKKSLWNEGNLPRPVKPEDRDRDRYREREDMIKERERETRDRDRLDKNVAFNNNKDTGSHKMSLFSTKDKFLKPINELDLSNCERCTPSYRLLPKNYPIPSASQRTELGAEVLNDHWVSVTSGSEDYSFKHMRKNQYEESLFRCEDDRFELDMLLESVNVTTKRVEELLEKINNNTIKTESPIHIEEHFTALTLRCIERLYGDHGLDVMDVLRKNTSLALPVILTRLKQKQEEWARCRADFNKVWAEIYAKNYHKSLDHRSFYFKQQDTKSLSTKALLAEIKEISEKKRKEDDVLLAFAAGNRRPIVPNLEFEYPDPDIHEDLYQLIKYSCGEVCTTEQLDKVMKIWTTFLEPMLGVPSRPQGAEDTEDVVKAKNHSSKSGDSEGSPSGGGGAAVINKHSNPSRNGGESIPPEQSSSCRAWLRNGDNGIKENGSPDADHIARKSDTSCSTVQHDRMQINAASADEQSAVGKQATNEQLVNSNTSLATGAEPSNGRTNVESGPSVPPSRPSYDTLNGGLGLGSSNEILPSPEGGDFSRPAAVSTNGVRTEGVRNHRCNDESAAHFKIEREEGELSPNGDFEEDIFAPYEEGGLETVQKAKDGAVSRQYQTRHGEEETCGEAGVENDADADDEGDESAQRSSEDSENASENGDVSGSESGDCSREEHEEDGERDEHDNKAESEGEAEGMADAHDVEGDGMMLPFSERFLLNVKPLAKHVPPALHDKEKCSRVFYGNDSFYVLLRLHQTLYERILSAKINSSSAERKWRASNDTSPTDLYARFMGALYNLLDGSSDNTKFEDDCRAIIGTQSYVLFTLDKLIYKLVKQLQTVATDEMDNKLLQLYAYEKSRKPGRFVDVVYHENARVLLHDENIYRIECSSTPTRLSIQLMDFGHDKPEMAAVSMDPNFVAYLHNEFLSIVPDKKEKPGIFLKRNKNRCASRDECKATEGFQVFNGLECKIACNSSKVSYVLDTEDFLFRTKRRRTLQQSSSCHDQANISRRVQQFHGWLSSS; via the exons ATGAAGAGGTCAAGAGATGATGTTTACATCAGCTCTCAACTTAAGAGGCCAATGGTCTCTTCTCGAGGGGAAAC TTCGGTGCAACCCCAGATGATGGGAGGAGGAGCAGctagtggtggaggaggtggaggtggaCAGAAACTTACGACAAATGATGCCTTGGCATATCTCAAGGCTGTGAAGGACATATTTCaagataaaagagaaaaatatgatGACTTTCTCGAGGTCATGAAGGATTTTAAAGCTCAAAG AATTGATACTGCAGGTGTCATAGCGAGGGTGAAGGAGTTATTTAAAGGGCATCGTGATCTAATTTTAGGTTTCAATACCTTTTTGCCTAAGGGATATGAAATCACCCTTCCTCTAGACGATGAACAGCCTCCACAGAAGAAGCCTGTTGAATTTGAAGAAGCAATTAACTTTGTAAACAAAATTAAG ACAAGGTTTCAAGGAGATGATCATGTTTACAAATCATTTTTAGACATTTTGAATATgtacagaaaagaaaataaatctaTCACTGAAGTCTACCAAGAG GTTGCTATGCTTTTTCAAGACCATAATGATCTGCTTAAGGAGTTTACTCATTTTCTACCTGATTCTTCAGCTACAGCCTCTGCTTACTATCCTCCATCTGTTAGGAATTCCATTCTTCGTGATAGGAGCTCTGCTATGCCTACAATGCGCCAAATGCATGTTGACAAG AAAGACAGGACTACTGTTTCCCGTGCTGATCGTGACTTCAGTGTTGACCGTCCTGATCCAGACCATGACAGATCTCTAATAAGGTCAGACAAAGAGCAGCGGAGGCGCGGTGAAACAGAAAAGGAGAGGAAAGAAGATCGAGATAGGAGAGATCAGGAAGATAGAGATTATGAGCATGATGGTAGTCATGAATTCATGCAACGGTTTCCCCCTAAACGGAAATCTGCTCGTAAAGTTGAAGATTCAGCTGCTGAACATCAAG ATGCATTAACCCAAGAGCTCGCGTTCTGTGAGAAAGTGAAGGAAAAGTTGCATAATCCTGATGATTACCAGGGATTTTTGAGGTGTCTTCATTTATATACCAGAGAAATAATCACAAGACCAGAATTGCAATCTTTG gtgggtgatttacttggaaAATATCCAGATCTTATGGATGGCTTCAATGAATTTTTGGCACGTTGTGAGAAGAATG AAGGTCTTCTAGCTGGTGTTGTGAGTAAAA AATCCTTGTGGAATGAAGGTAATTTGCCCAGACCTGTGAAGCCAGAGGACAGGGACAGGGATCGGTATCGCGAGAGGGAAGATATGATTAAAGAAAGAGAACGTGAAACAAGGGACAGAGATAGACTTGACAAAAATGTAGCCtttaacaataataaagatacaGGGAGTCACAAGATGTCTTTATTTTCTACCAAGGATAAGTTTTTGAAACCAATTAATGAACTTGACCTATCTAATTGTGAGCGCTGCACGCCCAGTTATCGGCTTCTACCAAAGAAT TATCCCATTCCATCAGCAAGTCAGAGGACAGAACTTGGTGCTGAAGTACTGAATGATCATTGGGTATCTGTCACTTCAGGAAGTGAAGATTACTCTTTTAAACACATGCGTAAAAACCAGTATGAGGAAAGCCTGTTCAGATGTGAAGATGACAG GTTTGAGCTGGACATGCTATTGGAATCTGTTAATGTAACGACCAAACGTGTAGAAGAATTATTAGAAAAGATCAACAACAATACAATAAAAACAGAGAGTCCAATTCATATTGAGGAGCACTTTACAG CTTTGACTCTGAGGTGTATTGAACGTTTGTATGGTGATCACGGGCTTGACGTGATGGATGTATTAAGGAAGAACACTTCTCTTGCTTTGCCAGTCATATTAACTCGTTTGAAACAGAAACAAGAAGAGTGGGCAAGGTGTCGAGCTGATTTCAACAAAGTCTGGGCTGAAATTTATGCCAAGAACTATCACAAGTCCCTTGATCATCGTAGTTTCTATTTCAAGCAACAGGACACAAAGAGCTTGAGCACCAAAG CCTTATTGGCAGAGATCAAAGAAATTAGCGAGAAGAAGCGCAAAGAAGATGATGTGCTTCTTGCTTTTGCTGCTGGAAACAGAAGGCCTATCGTACCTAATTTGGAATTTGAGTACCCAGATCCTGACATTCATGAGGATTTATATCAGCTCATCAAATACTCTTGTGGAGAAGTTTGTACAACTGAACAGTTGGACAAAGTAATGAAGATTTGGACAACTTTCTTGGAACCCATGCTTGGTGTTCCTTCTCGGCCTCAGGGTGCAGAAGACACTGAAGATGTCGTCAAGGCAAAGAACCATTCTTCCAAAAGTGGAGATAGTGAAGGCAGCCctagtggtggtggtggtgctgCAGTCATCAACAAGcattcaaatccttcaagaaaTGGAGGCGAAAGTATCCCACCTGAGCAATCAAGTTCTTGTAGGGCTTGGTTGCGAAATGGAGATAATGGGATTAAAGAAAATGGTTCTCCAGATGCAGATCATATAGCTCGCAAGAGTGACACATCTTGCAGTACTGTTCAACATGATAGGATGCAGATTAATGCAGCCTCAGCTGATGAACAATCTGCTGTTGGCAAACAAGCTACCAATGAACAATTAGTTAATTCAAACACTTCACTTGCCACTGGAGCAGAGCCAAGTAATGGAAGAACTAATGTAGAATCAG GGCCTAGCGTTCCACCTTCAAGACCAAGTTATGATACTCTTAATGGTGGGCTTGGATTAGGTTCAAGCAATGAAATTTTACCTTCACCAGAG GGTGGTGATTTTTCAAGACCTGCTGCTGTATCCACAAATGGGGTGAGGACAGAAGGTGTCAGGAATCACAGATGTAATGATGAATCTGCTGcacattttaaaattgaaagagaAGAAGGTGAATTATCTCCAAATGGGGATTTTGAGGAGGATATTTTTGCACCTTATGAAGAAGGCGGTTTAGAGACTGTGCAGAAGGCAAAGGATGGTGCTGTAAGTAGGCAGTATCAAACAAGACATGGAGAAGAAGAAACATGTGGGGAGGCAGGAGTAGAAAATGATGCTGATGCTGATGATGAAGGTGATGAAAGTGCTCAAAGATCATCAGAGGATAGTGAGAATGCCTCTGAGAATGGTGATGTATCTGGAAGTGAGTCTGGTGATTGCTCTCGGGAAGAGCACGAGGAAGATGGAGAACGTGATGAGCATGATAATAAAGCTGAAAGTGAAGGTGAAGCTGAAGGGATGGCTGATGCCCACGATGTTGAAGGAGATGGAATGATGTTGCCATTTTCAGAACGGTTTCTTCTAAATGTGAAGCCTCTAGCCAAGCATGTCCCTCCAGCATTACATGACAAAGAAAAGTGTTCCCGGGTTTTCTATGGAAATGATTCTTTTTATGTGCTTTTAAGGCTTCACCAA ACATTGTATGAGAGAATACTATCAGCAAAAATTAATTCATCATCTGCTGAAAGGAAATGGAGAGCTTCAAATGATACAAGTCCAACTGACCTATATGCCAG GTTTATGGGTGCTCTTTACAACTTACTTGATGGCTCTTCTGATAATACAAAATTTGAGGATGATTGCCGAGCTATTATTGGAACCCAATCATATGTTCTTTTCACATTGGACAAGTTGATTTATAAGCTTGTCAAACAG CTCCAAACAGTGGCAACTGATGAAATGGACAACAAGCTGCTTCAACTATATGCCTATGAAAAATCAAGAAAACCTGGAAGATTTGTTGATGTAGTTTATCATGAAAATGCCCGAGTTCTTCTCCATGACGAGAACATATATCGTATAGAATGC TCTTCCACTCCAACCCGTTTGTCTATTCAGCTAATGGACTTTGGACATGATAAGCCTGAAATGGCTGCCGTCTCCATGGATCCTAATTTTGTAGCTTATCTGCATAATGAGTTCCTCTCCATTGTTCCTGACAAGAAAGAGAAGCCTGGGATATTCCTGAAAAG GAATAAAAACAGATGTGCGAGTCGTGATGAGTGCAAGGCTACAGAAGGATTTCAAGTCTTTAATGGTCTAGAGTGCAAGATTGCATGCAATTCCTCCAAA GTATCCTACGTCCTAGATACAGAAGATTTTTTGTTCAGAACCAAAAGAAGGAGAACTTTGCAACAGAGCAGTTCATGCCATGACCAGGCAAATATTTCAAGACGAGTGCAGCAGTTTCACGGATGGCTATCCAGCTCATAA
- the LOC110615939 gene encoding paired amphipathic helix protein Sin3-like 4 isoform X4: MKRSRDDVYISSQLKRPMVSSRGETSVQPQMMGGGAASGGGGGGGQKLTTNDALAYLKAVKDIFQDKREKYDDFLEVMKDFKAQRIDTAGVIARVKELFKGHRDLILGFNTFLPKGYEITLPLDDEQPPQKKPVEFEEAINFVNKIKTRFQGDDHVYKSFLDILNMYRKENKSITEVYQEVAMLFQDHNDLLKEFTHFLPDSSATASAYYPPSVRNSILRDRSSAMPTMRQMHVDKKDRTTVSRADRDFSVDRPDPDHDRSLIRSDKEQRRRGETEKERKEDRDRRDQEDRDYEHDGSHEFMQRFPPKRKSARKVEDSAAEHQGGDADENFEMRPVSSTYDDKNAVKNALTQELAFCEKVKEKLHNPDDYQGFLRCLHLYTREIITRPELQSLVGDLLGKYPDLMDGFNEFLARCEKNEGLLAGVVSKSNLPRPVKPEDRDRDRYREREDMIKERERETRDRDRLDKNVAFNNNKDTGSHKMSLFSTKDKFLKPINELDLSNCERCTPSYRLLPKNYPIPSASQRTELGAEVLNDHWVSVTSGSEDYSFKHMRKNQYEESLFRCEDDRFELDMLLESVNVTTKRVEELLEKINNNTIKTESPIHIEEHFTALTLRCIERLYGDHGLDVMDVLRKNTSLALPVILTRLKQKQEEWARCRADFNKVWAEIYAKNYHKSLDHRSFYFKQQDTKSLSTKALLAEIKEISEKKRKEDDVLLAFAAGNRRPIVPNLEFEYPDPDIHEDLYQLIKYSCGEVCTTEQLDKVMKIWTTFLEPMLGVPSRPQGAEDTEDVVKAKNHSSKSGDSEGSPSGGGGAAVINKHSNPSRNGGESIPPEQSSSCRAWLRNGDNGIKENGSPDADHIARKSDTSCSTVQHDRMQINAASADEQSAVGKQATNEQLVNSNTSLATGAEPSNGRTNVESGPSVPPSRPSYDTLNGGLGLGSSNEILPSPEGGDFSRPAAVSTNGVRTEGVRNHRCNDESAAHFKIEREEGELSPNGDFEEDIFAPYEEGGLETVQKAKDGAVSRQYQTRHGEEETCGEAGVENDADADDEGDESAQRSSEDSENASENGDVSGSESGDCSREEHEEDGERDEHDNKAESEGEAEGMADAHDVEGDGMMLPFSERFLLNVKPLAKHVPPALHDKEKCSRVFYGNDSFYVLLRLHQTLYERILSAKINSSSAERKWRASNDTSPTDLYARFMGALYNLLDGSSDNTKFEDDCRAIIGTQSYVLFTLDKLIYKLVKQLQTVATDEMDNKLLQLYAYEKSRKPGRFVDVVYHENARVLLHDENIYRIECSSTPTRLSIQLMDFGHDKPEMAAVSMDPNFVAYLHNEFLSIVPDKKEKPGIFLKRNKNRCASRDECKATEGFQVFNGLECKIACNSSKVSYVLDTEDFLFRTKRRRTLQQSSSCHDQANISRRVQQFHGWLSSS; encoded by the exons ATGAAGAGGTCAAGAGATGATGTTTACATCAGCTCTCAACTTAAGAGGCCAATGGTCTCTTCTCGAGGGGAAAC TTCGGTGCAACCCCAGATGATGGGAGGAGGAGCAGctagtggtggaggaggtggaggtggaCAGAAACTTACGACAAATGATGCCTTGGCATATCTCAAGGCTGTGAAGGACATATTTCaagataaaagagaaaaatatgatGACTTTCTCGAGGTCATGAAGGATTTTAAAGCTCAAAG AATTGATACTGCAGGTGTCATAGCGAGGGTGAAGGAGTTATTTAAAGGGCATCGTGATCTAATTTTAGGTTTCAATACCTTTTTGCCTAAGGGATATGAAATCACCCTTCCTCTAGACGATGAACAGCCTCCACAGAAGAAGCCTGTTGAATTTGAAGAAGCAATTAACTTTGTAAACAAAATTAAG ACAAGGTTTCAAGGAGATGATCATGTTTACAAATCATTTTTAGACATTTTGAATATgtacagaaaagaaaataaatctaTCACTGAAGTCTACCAAGAG GTTGCTATGCTTTTTCAAGACCATAATGATCTGCTTAAGGAGTTTACTCATTTTCTACCTGATTCTTCAGCTACAGCCTCTGCTTACTATCCTCCATCTGTTAGGAATTCCATTCTTCGTGATAGGAGCTCTGCTATGCCTACAATGCGCCAAATGCATGTTGACAAG AAAGACAGGACTACTGTTTCCCGTGCTGATCGTGACTTCAGTGTTGACCGTCCTGATCCAGACCATGACAGATCTCTAATAAGGTCAGACAAAGAGCAGCGGAGGCGCGGTGAAACAGAAAAGGAGAGGAAAGAAGATCGAGATAGGAGAGATCAGGAAGATAGAGATTATGAGCATGATGGTAGTCATGAATTCATGCAACGGTTTCCCCCTAAACGGAAATCTGCTCGTAAAGTTGAAGATTCAGCTGCTGAACATCAAGGTGGGGATGCTGATGAAAACTTTGAAATGCGTCCTGTTTCATCCACTTATGATGATAAAAATGCTGTTAAAA ATGCATTAACCCAAGAGCTCGCGTTCTGTGAGAAAGTGAAGGAAAAGTTGCATAATCCTGATGATTACCAGGGATTTTTGAGGTGTCTTCATTTATATACCAGAGAAATAATCACAAGACCAGAATTGCAATCTTTG gtgggtgatttacttggaaAATATCCAGATCTTATGGATGGCTTCAATGAATTTTTGGCACGTTGTGAGAAGAATG AAGGTCTTCTAGCTGGTGTTGTGAGTAAAA GTAATTTGCCCAGACCTGTGAAGCCAGAGGACAGGGACAGGGATCGGTATCGCGAGAGGGAAGATATGATTAAAGAAAGAGAACGTGAAACAAGGGACAGAGATAGACTTGACAAAAATGTAGCCtttaacaataataaagatacaGGGAGTCACAAGATGTCTTTATTTTCTACCAAGGATAAGTTTTTGAAACCAATTAATGAACTTGACCTATCTAATTGTGAGCGCTGCACGCCCAGTTATCGGCTTCTACCAAAGAAT TATCCCATTCCATCAGCAAGTCAGAGGACAGAACTTGGTGCTGAAGTACTGAATGATCATTGGGTATCTGTCACTTCAGGAAGTGAAGATTACTCTTTTAAACACATGCGTAAAAACCAGTATGAGGAAAGCCTGTTCAGATGTGAAGATGACAG GTTTGAGCTGGACATGCTATTGGAATCTGTTAATGTAACGACCAAACGTGTAGAAGAATTATTAGAAAAGATCAACAACAATACAATAAAAACAGAGAGTCCAATTCATATTGAGGAGCACTTTACAG CTTTGACTCTGAGGTGTATTGAACGTTTGTATGGTGATCACGGGCTTGACGTGATGGATGTATTAAGGAAGAACACTTCTCTTGCTTTGCCAGTCATATTAACTCGTTTGAAACAGAAACAAGAAGAGTGGGCAAGGTGTCGAGCTGATTTCAACAAAGTCTGGGCTGAAATTTATGCCAAGAACTATCACAAGTCCCTTGATCATCGTAGTTTCTATTTCAAGCAACAGGACACAAAGAGCTTGAGCACCAAAG CCTTATTGGCAGAGATCAAAGAAATTAGCGAGAAGAAGCGCAAAGAAGATGATGTGCTTCTTGCTTTTGCTGCTGGAAACAGAAGGCCTATCGTACCTAATTTGGAATTTGAGTACCCAGATCCTGACATTCATGAGGATTTATATCAGCTCATCAAATACTCTTGTGGAGAAGTTTGTACAACTGAACAGTTGGACAAAGTAATGAAGATTTGGACAACTTTCTTGGAACCCATGCTTGGTGTTCCTTCTCGGCCTCAGGGTGCAGAAGACACTGAAGATGTCGTCAAGGCAAAGAACCATTCTTCCAAAAGTGGAGATAGTGAAGGCAGCCctagtggtggtggtggtgctgCAGTCATCAACAAGcattcaaatccttcaagaaaTGGAGGCGAAAGTATCCCACCTGAGCAATCAAGTTCTTGTAGGGCTTGGTTGCGAAATGGAGATAATGGGATTAAAGAAAATGGTTCTCCAGATGCAGATCATATAGCTCGCAAGAGTGACACATCTTGCAGTACTGTTCAACATGATAGGATGCAGATTAATGCAGCCTCAGCTGATGAACAATCTGCTGTTGGCAAACAAGCTACCAATGAACAATTAGTTAATTCAAACACTTCACTTGCCACTGGAGCAGAGCCAAGTAATGGAAGAACTAATGTAGAATCAG GGCCTAGCGTTCCACCTTCAAGACCAAGTTATGATACTCTTAATGGTGGGCTTGGATTAGGTTCAAGCAATGAAATTTTACCTTCACCAGAG GGTGGTGATTTTTCAAGACCTGCTGCTGTATCCACAAATGGGGTGAGGACAGAAGGTGTCAGGAATCACAGATGTAATGATGAATCTGCTGcacattttaaaattgaaagagaAGAAGGTGAATTATCTCCAAATGGGGATTTTGAGGAGGATATTTTTGCACCTTATGAAGAAGGCGGTTTAGAGACTGTGCAGAAGGCAAAGGATGGTGCTGTAAGTAGGCAGTATCAAACAAGACATGGAGAAGAAGAAACATGTGGGGAGGCAGGAGTAGAAAATGATGCTGATGCTGATGATGAAGGTGATGAAAGTGCTCAAAGATCATCAGAGGATAGTGAGAATGCCTCTGAGAATGGTGATGTATCTGGAAGTGAGTCTGGTGATTGCTCTCGGGAAGAGCACGAGGAAGATGGAGAACGTGATGAGCATGATAATAAAGCTGAAAGTGAAGGTGAAGCTGAAGGGATGGCTGATGCCCACGATGTTGAAGGAGATGGAATGATGTTGCCATTTTCAGAACGGTTTCTTCTAAATGTGAAGCCTCTAGCCAAGCATGTCCCTCCAGCATTACATGACAAAGAAAAGTGTTCCCGGGTTTTCTATGGAAATGATTCTTTTTATGTGCTTTTAAGGCTTCACCAA ACATTGTATGAGAGAATACTATCAGCAAAAATTAATTCATCATCTGCTGAAAGGAAATGGAGAGCTTCAAATGATACAAGTCCAACTGACCTATATGCCAG GTTTATGGGTGCTCTTTACAACTTACTTGATGGCTCTTCTGATAATACAAAATTTGAGGATGATTGCCGAGCTATTATTGGAACCCAATCATATGTTCTTTTCACATTGGACAAGTTGATTTATAAGCTTGTCAAACAG CTCCAAACAGTGGCAACTGATGAAATGGACAACAAGCTGCTTCAACTATATGCCTATGAAAAATCAAGAAAACCTGGAAGATTTGTTGATGTAGTTTATCATGAAAATGCCCGAGTTCTTCTCCATGACGAGAACATATATCGTATAGAATGC TCTTCCACTCCAACCCGTTTGTCTATTCAGCTAATGGACTTTGGACATGATAAGCCTGAAATGGCTGCCGTCTCCATGGATCCTAATTTTGTAGCTTATCTGCATAATGAGTTCCTCTCCATTGTTCCTGACAAGAAAGAGAAGCCTGGGATATTCCTGAAAAG GAATAAAAACAGATGTGCGAGTCGTGATGAGTGCAAGGCTACAGAAGGATTTCAAGTCTTTAATGGTCTAGAGTGCAAGATTGCATGCAATTCCTCCAAA GTATCCTACGTCCTAGATACAGAAGATTTTTTGTTCAGAACCAAAAGAAGGAGAACTTTGCAACAGAGCAGTTCATGCCATGACCAGGCAAATATTTCAAGACGAGTGCAGCAGTTTCACGGATGGCTATCCAGCTCATAA